A window of Oryctolagus cuniculus chromosome 2, mOryCun1.1, whole genome shotgun sequence genomic DNA:
TGGGTCAACTATATGTGAGCCTTCCAAACTCCCAAATATTTAGaggtaaaaaaaattacataatgcAGTCAGACTGTTCCACAGGAACAACTGACTACAAACCAAGATTAATTAATGCTACTAACACATTTACAGGGTTGCCAAGTAAAACATAGTAAgccaattaaatttgaattttagataaaTGACAAGTTTCTTGGGGTATATGTTTCATGTTTcattatctgaaattcagatttatttGGGTGTCATGTATTTtaatttgctaaatctggcaatcaaacacatttaaagaaaaaatattctaagTAGAATGTGAACACAATAAATAATCTGGGTTCAAAGAAAAAACTGGGCCTTGGACCAAAGTATGCAAACTACTGAAAAAGTATACTTCACTACCAAataaaaatgggggtgggggtcaaCACCATGTAATACACTTTATGCAAAGTCCCCATGGAATGCATTGTTTGTAGTCAACATTAATGGTAGCAGGAATTCAGGTTTTTCAAGTGGGCCACTCAACTATGTCACCAGACTTCTCCACTCTATTAAGAATTCTGATTACTCAGGGTACAGCTGCAGAACCAAtgtagggtcttttttttttttttttttatggaagtTGGTTACAACCTTGGACTATTCCAATTGTTGGATACCTCCCAATGAAGTTGCTCCAAATGGACCATTACCTAATTAATACCTTGAAAAACATTAGTTGATATCCTGGCATGTCAGCTCACAGCTAACATAGATGGAAGGGTACTACCAGAAATAAGCTTAGCAATTAACCCAAACataatcattttcttttaaataagaagATAACTACTACTTCCTTCTTTTACCAACTGCAACACTCATTTAGACTACTTTATTCAATTTGTTACAATCTGATTTGATAGCTCATCAGCTCAGTTTGTGTTAGGGACTGTGAACTCAGTTTAGATCTTATTAGGTTGACCAGGATTCTAAGTCTCCTTCTAAATATTACTGGTTATGTAgtattttattccccaaatgatcccAGGAGTTTTCATATCATGTGTCAGCCACGATCTCCAAAATAAACTGCCTAAATTTCTGTCAAATTAATGTTTATGATCCAATCCTAAACTGCTAATATAAATTTGACTTCACACTGGAAGAAACAATCTTGATGCTATCTTCctgctacaattttttttttttttaaaccaggcaTTCACTTTCCACATGTCATTGAAGACCTAGTTATAGCTCTCCcagctcacagaaaatgtgtagcCAATGTCAGGTCAGTGTGGTTTCATTCCTCCTTCTTCTTAGTTTCACTCCCAAAACTTTAATCTCACTGTTGCTACCAACTGAAAGAGGTTGGGAACTGCAAACAATTATCAGACTCAAATACACAGCCACTAACTAAATTGTGTTTAGAAGAGTCAACCATACATCCGAGATTTTCCTTTTGACAAGGCTAGTGAACGAATGCAGACTACTCAGTGGCAGATGCCAGCTACTGTAGCTTCCGGTTTCCAGCAACACAACAGATATTGGTTCATTGATGGACTAACAAGCCAGAAGCCTGCACAAAGACTTCAGAGTTTCTGGGCCTTTTCTATCAACACTAGCCATTTGAGTAAAAACACTTCAAGCTTTTAACTCTTTGAATTTAGCACATATAAAGTAACCCTAGACAGCAGAAATGGAGTAATGAATATTAGTTCACAGGTTTAAAACAAATTGCGTATGTGTGGTATATGGTTTTGCATTTCCAGTCTCTGGACTGTGCTTAGCAGTTCTCTATATTATTGGATGAATAACTAAAGTTCTAACAAGATATTTAAAAGTAATGGGTTACTTCAAATGACACAAGTTCTCAAACACTGGAGCCAAAAGTGGAAAGCCATTTATTAGATATGGAAGACAATTTATGTATCAGTAAAACAATCTAAGTGACATCTAAGTTCTCTAATTGCTTTAACAATTTAATAACAAAACATTGTTTTCATCACAGAGTTTTTAAGGTAGATAAATGTGGCAAGAACCTCAGCAGGAAAATCAACTACATGGGCCCCACCATCTGCCCTCCTTTTGGGATgtgttaattttttccttttcttaggaAGCAGATGGGGTTAGAAGACAGTGATGGTATCCTAGGCTCAAGGTATCCAGGCAGCTTCAAATAAAAGGCTGCCTATCCATACCAAGGGAGAAAAACACCTGTAAGTGACATTAATGTTCACTGTTTTGGAAATTCTGTTTCATCACTTCTTCAGTAACTACTgctacaaacaaaataaattcgtCTCTCTATCCTAATTATGGTGTCTGCATTTATCAGTGGCCTACTTAGGGAAAGTGTGAAAGTAGTAAATTCATCCTGAATCCCACATCtatgacacacagaaagatagcttAAGAATTATTTCAGGTATCTATCATTTTGTCCAACCTGGGAGTAAAATATAGAAACAAATGGGCCAACTTTAGGTCTTGACTGCATATGAGACATTTTCTTTAAGTGTGTTTCTTTTCTAAAGATACCAAGTCACTTCTTATCAGATACTACATAGATACCATATCTATTAACCCTATTCAGTACTTTGCAAATGTTCAATATGCCTTAACCAAAGCAGGATTTGTTTCATCTGTTGAGGACAAATGACCATACTCCATTCAGCATGTACAAAGCTGTTGGTTTATTCAGCTGCCAAGCTGGGGAAAGGCTTCCTTTTGGAGTGAATAGAAAAATACAGTCATGAACAAGGcacttttatacacacacacacagaaaaggagTATTATGATACATAAAtatcaacattttaatttttagatttcttcACTACCTCCTCCCACCCTTACCCAgcttaaaaagaaagcaacaggttcttataacattttaaaaccaATTTCACAGAACATCTACAAAGGAAGTTTCTGTTACATTCAGTTATACTAACAATATGATATAGTTTCAGGACAGTAATTTCCactaacaaatatattttttctacttattacaATACCCCTCTTTTTCCTTAAGACAGGACATCTGAGGCTCAGCAGAAATCTTATTATTAAGTTTATTACAGTATAAACATTCTTCTCTCCTTAAAGATGctatacatttaaagaatttctgATTCCATCAATACTTCTTTTATACTACTTTGCATATAGCAATTAATTACAGGGAAcaggaaaaagcaaaactaaaataaagaaGATATATTATATACTTTTAGCAATCTGTTTTTTGATTCCCAGTCAACCGGCACCACACACAGGTTTCATTCTTTATTGCAGAGTGTCTGAAAAGATTCAGTGGTCTTGTGCATTTCATTTTATGGGTGttgatttctgttttcattcaagtaaataaatactccTAAGACTCATATATAAGAGTACCTATTCTTTTTGTTGTTCAGCCAAAAGAAAAGCTAAAGCTAATCTATTTAGAAAAACAATGCTGTTGTAGCTCTTAACTTCAGGATGTCAGCTGAGATTTCTAATGGAAACTTCTTTAAAGTTATGATTCAAAAAAATTTGCAATGGATGTGGAAAGTGCATAAACTGCTCCaggaaatgttctatagataagACATTTCAATATATTAGCATTTAACGCTGAAAGCATAAATGCTCTCTTAGTCTTTTCCTATTAATCTTTTGGAATGTGCTTTATTTGCTCTTGGCAAACATCTGAATGACAAGATTTGGGAAACATTCTCTATACAGCAGGTTTCTGTTTAATCCCAAGGGATGATCTTTCAGGCTAATTTAGCCAAAAACATGGAGGAGTCTATGATTCAGAATGATGACGGCAACAGCAGGTTCCACAATATGTTTGTAGTAGTGTAGCTAGTTTTGAAACTGAATACTCTCTCAAAAAATTGGAACCCTGAAATGTAtacctatatgtatatatacatatatccatATGTAGGTATACCTTATTGAAAAGCCAGGGGAGAATACATATTCCCATCATTTTCCTCTGGGTATCCAATTTAATTCACCTCCCTCACTAGAACTCAATTTCACAGTGTGTTCACTTTGCTGAGGGTAGTAAAATTCTTGCTCTCCACAATGGCTGTTCTAATGGTTGGGTAACAAACAAGGAagtctttttcctttctgttaatAAATCAGGTATCCAGTTAAAGTACATCACATAGGCAGAGTAAACTACGGAGGAGGTAAATCCTGAGTATAAGGAATATTCAGCTTATCTTTTGTAATATGATCTTTTTTGACTAATTCTCCATCGAAGTTCTCATTTTATCCATAGGATTTGTCAGAGTATGCTCACCATGCATATTTCTGTAGTTGAATTACAGACCTCGGGCACATTCAATACATGGCACTACTTTGGCTTGCCATGACATGGCACAGGTTGATTGAGAAAACATGAGTTTCTCAACTGTGGGCTGTCTAATGATTAATTTTTACCTCTTTCTTACGTAGTAACATAGAGGTATCCAATGGTGGATCTTTATAGGGATGCAGTTAAGAGTTTGTTAACTGCCTTTTGGAAGTCAGTGTAGGAGTAAGTAGTGTTAATGGGTTCAGTTCTGGTAGTTTCTTTAACAGTTTTAGTTAGCCAGCCACAACAACAACCAGAAACACATGAATTGGGGATCTGTTTTAGGTATTCAGGAATGGGAGTGGCTCTACTCAATGTTCGGCTTAACTGTTTGGTGGCAAATTGCAGTGCTCCATTTAGAGTAGCACGATCTCTAGACAGCCGGCTGGGACTTATAAGGGGCTTTTGAAAAGGTGGAACTCCACAAGAAGCCAGAGGGGGCCATTCAGGGATTGGTTCCAGTTTGGGGACACAGTGGGAACAATGAGAGAGTCTTAGACCTATCTCTCGAAGTATATGGACTGGTGTGCTTGGATCTAAGAGTTTAGCGTGATATAACCAGGAATTAGGATTTAAAGGTTTCCAAGttgtagaatattttaaaaggcactTAACCTGCCAGGCAAGACTCTCAAGAGGTGTTAGGTTGGGTACCATGGGGTCCTCTTCTTCAGAGGAATCCCACTCTTCCCCAGAGTTCTCATTTAGGTAGctaaaattttcttcttcttcacttTCTGATTCTGATAAGGGGTCAGGAGATGGATTTCTGGGACCCAT
This region includes:
- the DCAF16 gene encoding DDB1- and CUL4-associated factor 16; amino-acid sequence: MGPRNPSPDPLSESESEEEENFSYLNENSGEEWDSSEEEDPMVPNLTPLESLAWQVKCLLKYSTTWKPLNPNSWLYHAKLLDPSTPVHILREIGLRLSHCSHCVPKLEPIPEWPPLASCGVPPFQKPLISPSRLSRDRATLNGALQFATKQLSRTLSRATPIPEYLKQIPNSCVSGCCCGWLTKTVKETTRTEPINTTYSYTDFQKAVNKLLTASL